The stretch of DNA ACCCGCCAACACGACCAAGGCCGAAAGCGCCGCACCCGCCAAGGTCAGGCCAAAACCCCAGCTTGGGAGAAGCGCCTTCGCGGCTGTGAGAAAGGTGGCGTCAGGGCGCGGGGGCTGCGGTGTGTGCGTTAGCGCATAGCCCGCGACGATAAAAAGCAGTGGGAATAACGCCATATAGAGCGGCATGAAAATCTGCGCGCGCTGGATGGATAGAGGAGATTTCGCGGCGAAAATGCTGGCGACAGTCGGCGGCGAGACGCAAAATCCCAAGGCTTGTACCAAGATCGTGCTGATGACGAAGCTATCACCCTTCAGGCTCGGCAGAGGTTGCAAGGCGGGTTTGAGTGGGCGCGCCGCGCCATTCGGCCATGCGAGCGACGCCGCTACTGCCACCGCAGCGATGGCGACCAGAACCAGGAAATCCTTTAAAAGCGAGACGATGGCCGGAGCGCGTAAACCCGAAATGCCGATATAGAGAAACGTCAGCAACGCGGCTCCGAGCAGCAGGATATCGGGCGGAAGCGTCCAATCGAATTGTGCCAGAACCGTCGTCAAACCAATGAATTGAGAAGCGCCGAGTGGCAACAGACACAGCATTAAAAGTAGGGCGAATACACGCTCCAAAAGGATACTGCCGAAACATGCGCGAAAAAGATCGGGGAGCGTCATCGCGCCGCAAGCGCGTCCCGCGCGCCAAAGGCGGGGATACAGAACGAAGCCGACAGGGAAGGCGAGCAGGATATAGCCCACGAACCAAAGCGCGAGTGTGCTGCCTTTCGCGTAAACCCCACCGGGAAAACCCAACACAGTGCCGATGCTATACGTCTCGCCCACGGCCAGGACGAAATAAAGCACAGTGTTCAACTGCCCGCCTGCCGTGAAGAAGGCGCGCGCATCGCCGCCACGTTGCCGGGAAGTCAAAGCGAGGGCGAAAGAGGCCAGCAGGACGAGAAGAAACGCTATCGTCATGAGCGAGACGCTCGCCAAAGGCAGAAGCTTGTTAGCGGAATGCACGCGAACAGCCAGAGCAGCGCCACGGGCAGATGCAACCAGGAAAGGCCACACCGCTCCAATAACGGCATCGGTAAGAGAACGAGTGCGAAAGGCAGAACGAGCCAGAAGCGGGTCATGACGGCAACATGGCCCACGTTTTGCTGCTCATGCCTGTTGGTAAAGTTGCGGCATAAACACCGCGCGCCACCGCTCGCGCCAAAACATCCGCCGCCAAAGCGCCGAGACGCGCGACGAGCACGGAGCGTGCGGCGGAAGGAAGGGTTTTTTGCGCGGTGGACAGCGCAAACACCGTGTCTCCGTCGAAGGGAGAATGAACCGGGCGAATGGCGCGGGAGAGACCGTCCTGCGCCATCATGGCGATGCGCTTCATTTCATCGGCGTCCAGATCGGCATCGACGGCGATGCAGGCCAATGTCGTATTGGCGCGTGGGGCCGGGTTGAATTTCGCCAGGCCCCAATCTTCTTCTCCAACCAATGAAGCCGCTGGGCCTAGCCCGCCAAATTCCTTGCCGATTTCGAACGGCGCGGCCCAAAAACGCTTCGTTCCCGGCACGACGACGGAACCCAAACTGTTGCACGCCACGATCGCGCCCACCGTGAGCCCGTCATGCGTGATGAAAGAGGCCGTTCCAATCCCGCCTTTTAGCGCGCCTGCCGTGGCCCCGAACCCAGCCCCGACCGTGCCGAGTGCGACATCCTGGCTTGTATGCTGTACCGCCTCCAGGCCGAGCTTCCGATAAGGCGGTTCCGTGCCCCAATTCTTATCGCCGCCATCATTGAGATCGTAGAGAATAGCGGAGGGAACGATGGGTGAGGGCGGAATATCTGGTCGTTTCGTCATGGCGAAGCCGCGCCCCTGCGCGCCGAGCCATGACGCGACGCCGTCCGCCGCCGCCAACCCATAAACCGACCCGCCAGAAAGCGTGACGGCATCGACGCGATGCACCAAATTCCATGCATTCAGCGCATCCGTCTCGCGCGTGCCGGGGCCGCCGCCGCGCACATCCACCGCGCAGACCGCCGATTGATCGGGCAGGATAACCGTCACACCCGTTCGGGCGCGCGTATCCTGTGCTTGGCCGATGCTCAGGCCGCCGACATCGGTGATGCTGTTGCGCGCGCCTGGCTTACCCGTTCCGGTAGCGCGGGCGGGCAAGGCCATCGTCGCGAGAGAGGCAAGAAGAAAATGGCGGCGCAACATAGGGCGAGTTCCTGGAAAGGAGTTCGGTTTCCCGCGTTGTATAGCGAGAAGAACCACGGTAGGGGGAGAACGGAGTGACGGAAAGGCGCATCGGCATCGCGGGGTGGAGCATCCCGCCGCAATATAAGGATCGTTTTCCCGAGCAAGGCTCTCATCTCGAACGTTACGCGCAATGTTTCGATAGCGTTGAGATCAATTCCTCCTTTTATCGGCCTCATCGGCGGGCAACCTATGAACGCTGGGCCGATAGTGTGCCGGAGGGCTTTCGCTTCGCCGTCAAAATGCCGCGGAGCATCACGCATGAGGCGCGTTTAGTCGGCTGCCATGAAGCTTTGGCAAAATTCCTGGATGAAATTCATGGTTTAGGCTCTCGGCAAGGGCCAATTTTGGTGCAGCTTCCGCCCAGTTTTCGTTTTTCAGAAGAAGTGGCGGATATGTTTTTCGGCATGCTGCGCGAAAATGAGAACGGCCTCGTGGTGTGCGAACCCCGTCATGCCAGTTGGTTCGGCGCGGCGGCGGAGGCGTTGCTCATTCAGCACCGCATCGCGCGAGTGGCCGCCGATCCTGCGCCTGTGCCCGAAGCCGCTTTTCCCGGTGGTTGGCCCGGTTTGATCTACCAGCGTCTACATGGCGTGCCGGAGATGTATTACTCATCTTATGACGCAGCCCGGCTCAGTGCGCTCGCGAAGGAAATTCGGCAGGAGATAACGCCGAACTGGTGCATTTTCGATAATACCGCGCGGGGTGAGGCGAGTGCCAACGCGCTTGATCTGCTGGAGGATTTAAAAGGATAGGGAGACGCGCGCGCCCCATGTCGCCGGGAGACCGGCGAACGCAATATTGTCGCCATTGACGAAGAAATTCCGCTCCACGTCATAACGTTTGTTCAGGACATTGTTGCCGAAGGCCGCGATGCTCCAAAGCCCACTCCGAGGGCCGAAGGAGGCGTTCGCCCCGACCAGCGTATACCCAGCCACATCGTATAGATTGCCGAAAAGCGAATGGTAGGTGCTGCGTAGGCTGTAATTGATGCCACTACGCAAAATATAGCGCCCGAGATTCCAGCTATAAGTCGCGCTTCCGTTGAAGGTAAGTTTGGGCGCGGGCAAGCTATCGCCCCTGCGATTCCGCACGATCGGCACATAGACGCCATTGACCCGCTGCGTTGCAAACACGGAAGAAAACCGGTCGAACTGTCCTACGGCCCAGCCACCGGATTGGGTTAGAATCAGATGAGGCAGCGGCGACCATTGGGCTTCGAATTCCCCGCCAGCCACATGGGATCTCGGCGCGTTGACGATGGCGCCGATCAACCCGGTGGAAGGGTTCACGACGGCGGACTGAATTTGCTCGTTATGGTAATCATAATAAAACGCACTGACATTCAGCCGCAAATGCGCGGAAGGAAATTCGGCTTTGTTGCCGAGTTCGTAGGCCCATAATTCTTCCGGTCGGAACGGATCGGTGGAAGCGCGAGCCGCCACGGTATTATAGGTCGTGAAACCGCCCGATTTGATGCCCCGGCTGACGGAAGCATAAATCATATCGTGTTCGACGGGATGATAATCCAGTTCGAGCTTGCCGGAAGGTTTCGTGTAATTCAGGCTGCGCCGCCCGACGATGTTGCCCGGATTGGTGATGACGCCGCTGGGTAAGTAATTATAGGCTGCGAAATCTTGCAGAACGCGGCTTTCATGCTCGATCCTGAAGCCGCCTGTCAGCGCA from Kozakia baliensis encodes:
- a CDS encoding DUF72 domain-containing protein; the protein is MTERRIGIAGWSIPPQYKDRFPEQGSHLERYAQCFDSVEINSSFYRPHRRATYERWADSVPEGFRFAVKMPRSITHEARLVGCHEALAKFLDEIHGLGSRQGPILVQLPPSFRFSEEVADMFFGMLRENENGLVVCEPRHASWFGAAAEALLIQHRIARVAADPAPVPEAAFPGGWPGLIYQRLHGVPEMYYSSYDAARLSALAKEIRQEITPNWCIFDNTARGEASANALDLLEDLKG
- a CDS encoding sodium:solute symporter family protein, with translation MHSANKLLPLASVSLMTIAFLLVLLASFALALTSRQRGGDARAFFTAGGQLNTVLYFVLAVGETYSIGTVLGFPGGVYAKGSTLALWFVGYILLAFPVGFVLYPRLWRAGRACGAMTLPDLFRACFGSILLERVFALLLMLCLLPLGASQFIGLTTVLAQFDWTLPPDILLLGAALLTFLYIGISGLRAPAIVSLLKDFLVLVAIAAVAVAASLAWPNGAARPLKPALQPLPSLKGDSFVISTILVQALGFCVSPPTVASIFAAKSPLSIQRAQIFMPLYMALFPLLFIVAGYALTHTPQPPRPDATFLTAAKALLPSWGFGLTLAGAALSALVVLAGIGLALAAIVARNLVPHLNDTEQKRWGLVIVACYFVLSALGARHAGTLLTQLNTLFYLGVSQAVPGALAIAFDRPVSARRVGMGLAAGISIASVLKLGDIEIGGINPALPALLFNMLICFAPSAKKQ
- a CDS encoding P1 family peptidase; this encodes MLRRHFLLASLATMALPARATGTGKPGARNSITDVGGLSIGQAQDTRARTGVTVILPDQSAVCAVDVRGGGPGTRETDALNAWNLVHRVDAVTLSGGSVYGLAAADGVASWLGAQGRGFAMTKRPDIPPSPIVPSAILYDLNDGGDKNWGTEPPYRKLGLEAVQHTSQDVALGTVGAGFGATAGALKGGIGTASFITHDGLTVGAIVACNSLGSVVVPGTKRFWAAPFEIGKEFGGLGPAASLVGEEDWGLAKFNPAPRANTTLACIAVDADLDADEMKRIAMMAQDGLSRAIRPVHSPFDGDTVFALSTAQKTLPSAARSVLVARLGALAADVLARAVARGVYAATLPTGMSSKTWAMLPS